In Pelmatolapia mariae isolate MD_Pm_ZW linkage group LG13, Pm_UMD_F_2, whole genome shotgun sequence, a genomic segment contains:
- the LOC134640051 gene encoding G-protein coupled receptor 26-like — translation MMDAADIVASVLVLGIIVVSLLSNVVVLICFMYNPEIRKQVPGLFILNLTFCNLLLSVSNMPLTLIGLITTGHPGGSGFCQIVGFLDTFLTTNSMLTMAALSIDRWVAVVFPLSYHSRIRHRDAVIALGYMWIHSLCFSTVATCRSWVGYNHLYASCTLCSVRAKGAGTQFIIFTVVLHSLTFLLTLIVLCVTYLKVLKVARFHCKRIDVITMQTLVLLVDIHPSVRQKCLDEQKRRRQRATKKISTFIGTFVVCFTPYVITRIVELFIPGPINPHWGVLSKCLAYTKAASDPFVYSLLRHQYRKTCSLLANKVLKRSTFNSSSFRIENNARRNDNSSNATNNVQPPTEKPLGQ, via the exons ATGATGGACGCAGCGGACATAGTTGCCTCTGTGCTGGTTTTGGGGATTATTGTCGTGTCGCTGCTGTCCAACGTTGTGGTGCTGATCTGCTTTATGTACAATCCGGAGATCCGCAAACAGGTACCCGGTCTTTTTATTCTCAATTTGACGTTTTGCAACCTGTTGCTGAGCGTGTCCAACATGCCACTAACTCTGATCGGGCTCATCACCACGGGCCACCCCGGGGGCAGCGGTTTCTGTCAAATTGTGGGTTTCCTCGACACTTTTCTCACCACAAACTCCATGTTGACCATGGCAGCTCTTAGCATCGATAGATGGGTGGCGGTGGTTTTCCCGCTGAGCTACCACTCAAGAATACGGCACCGGGATGCAGTGATAGCTCTAGGATACATGTGGATACATTCACTTTGCTTCTCCACGGTGGCTACCTGCCGTTCCTGGGTCGGCTACAACCACCTTTACGCATCGTGCACGCtgtgcagtgtgagagcgaagggAGCCGGGACGCAGTTCATCATTTTCACCGTGGTTTTGCACTCTCTCACTTTCCTTCTCACGCTGATCGTGCTGTGTGTAACGTATCTGAAAGTTCTCAAAGTTGCGAGGTTTCACTGTAAACGCATCGACGTCATCACTATGCAGACACTGGTGCTGCTTGTGGATATCCACCCCAG TGTACGCCAGAAATGCTTGGATGAACAGAAGCGGAGGAGGCAGAGGGCCACCAAAAAAATCAGTACATTTATCGGCACATTTGTGGTGTGCTTCACGCCTTATGTCATTACAAG AATTGTAGAGCTTTTCATCCCAGGACCCATAAACCCTCACTGGGGTGTGCTGTCCAAATGCTTGGCCTACACCAAGGCAGCAAGCGACCCATTTGTCTACTCACTGTTGCGTCACCAGTACAGGAAGACATGCAGCCTTCTGGCAAACAAAGTCCTCAAGAGGAGCACGTTCAACTCCTCCTCGTTCAGGATAGAGAACAATGCAAGGAGAAATGACAACTCCTCCAATGCAACCAACAATGTCCAACCACCAACCGAAAAACCCCTCGGCCAGTGA